GAATAATATAATCAACAAAGTTATTAGAAAAGAAACAAGAAAGCTTCccataaaaatagataaaaagacTAGAAATTGAGCGATCGGACATCGTTAGTCGTATATCAACCGAAAGGTTCATCTATTTAATAGATTGTAACCAGCGACTTGATGTTAACCTTCGAGTTAACAGTAATCAGTGACTCAATGATAACCAAAGCTTCAAAGTTAACCAGAGACTCAACGGTAACCAGAGACTCAAAGGTAACCATAGACTCAACGGTAACCAGAGCCTCAAAGTTAACCAGAGACTCAACGGTAACGAGAGACTCAAAGGTAACCATATACTCAACGGTAACCAGAGCCTCAAAGTTAACCAGAGACTCAACGGTAACCAGAGACTCAACGGTAACCATAGACTCAATGGCAACCAGAGCCTCAAAGTTAACCAGAGACTCAACAGCAAACAGAGACTCAAAGGTAACCATATACTCAACGATAACCAGAGCCTCAAAGTTAACCAGAGACTCAACGGTAACCAGAGACTCAACGATAACCAGAGACTCAACGGTAACCATAGACTCAATGGCAACCAGAGCCTCAAAGTTAACCAGAGACTCAACAGCAAACAGAGACTCAAAGGTAACCATATACTCAACGATAACCAGAGCCTCAAAGTTAACCAGAGACTCAACGGTAACCAGAGACTCAACGGTAACCATAGACTCAAAGGTAACCAGCGACTCAGCTGTAACCGGCGATTCAACGGTGATCAGCAACTTAACGTTAACAAGTGACTCAGCTGTACCAGAAGTAATGGTACGTAGAGGTTTATACGAtgaatttgtatttgatttCAAGCACATCAGTCTTTGCACAGAAAACCACTAAATTATTTCCCAATTTTcgaaataatgtatttattccttttgattCATTGATATATGAAAACTCGATATAATGAACTATTGAACTATTGTTGACTGGGTAGGTACCGATCGGTTGACATACAATCTCGCAAGGAGGgtaaactttacagaatgccTTTAAACCTCAACTAGGTACTTCTATTTTGaatcttaattatttacacatttataaaataattttaggtgCAGCTGTCAAGTTTATATCTGTAATAAGCGAATACCAAGTAAAGCGGATTAAATGCAAGTGTATTATAACTAGGTGTCCATatgcttatgttttttttaattcactcaTAGACGCGTATGCTAgggtttataattttaaattataattataaaaagttaatataCTAGTTTGGAGACCCAGTTTAGATGAGTGAATTTATAGAACATAAACAATTGTGCTCTCAGCGTTACatgaaataactaaaataaactttggccaaaatataacaatattttattattaatcgtCGAACTAAACTTAAACTCGTCATACATCTAATTGGCCAATTATCTGGCCAACTGTTAAGGCCAGCACATATCTACTAACGCAGCTTAACTAATTTTTTACTAACCATATTATTGATAAAGCTGATGTTAAAAtaactttgaaaattaaattatgtatatccTTGTATGTGATTCGAAACATGAGCCGCTACaacgtttttcatcatatttttgttCTTGCGATCGTTTATCATTGTTTTTCCAACGAAATTTACATTACCATTAATATAGTAGTAGCGGTTTGCCAGCGGATGCAAAGTGGAGCGGACGCGCAGCAGATGCGTCGCGGCTGCGCAGCGAAAACGTTGCGAAGGCGCGGCGGAGTCGCGTTTCAGTCGCggttttgtagcggattaacgacgTACAGTACATTCAGTAACAAAAACaatgctgttttatttattaaaaaaacaggcTTCTGGCTAAAaactattgtttatattatttgtatttttctttccaaACCAACAAATCATCGTAGGTTAATTTCGTCGgctagttaatatttttagttcgtTATGATGATGGGTCTAAGATTTGAAAGATCGTATATCGTACAAGAGCCaaaaaagtcatacaaataCGATTTAAACAGTACGTTTGGCAACACTGGGACGGACTTGCTTTTGTACGAGACAGTACAACATTGTACTTCCGCAACGAATCCGCAGCGGGTGCGCGGCGTGTCCGTTGCGCGCCCGTAACGTATCCGTTGCGTGCCTGTTCTGCTATGAATACGCTCGCAATCCGCTGGTGTGATAGCTCTGATACCATTTGATATATAATAACACTGTAAAGgcaattttaactattttaactGATAGTAAAAATAAGATGACTACTTAGTGGCTCATGTGTTGTGTGTGTACATAATAGATTGAGGCTGATCGCCACTCACTAGTAATGTGGTTGTGTTCACTGACGTATTTTAACTACGCCGGTTACCGGATATGTGTCGACCTTATTAGTGACCATTTGCAGAGCGCAAAATATTGCAAACCtcctataataaatattttttacgtatGTTTTGTGCGGTAGATAAAATCGAAacaataaaatgataattaccTGAATCCTCGTATGAGGGAATTCGGTTTTACCAacgattaattaaattaataaagtatattataGGAAGATTTTACAATATACACTACTAGTTCAGTTTCGACTTTCTTTAAtactaaagtaataataataagtagtgTCAACTCATAAAACATGATATCCATGTAGAATATCAGCCATTTTATCTGTTGTGTTCAAGTCTTAACTAATTATAACATTATGCTTTGCATCGAGATagttacattacaatattatgcCATTTACAACAGACCAACTTAGTTGCaaaatatcaaacaaacaaactccccTTTCATTATCCTTGGTTCCCAGGAATCCTTATAAAATACCTATTCTACACTCTCAAAGAGTTTACCCGTTTACGCTCGATCGGATGGCGCAAAGAAGGaacaaaatcatttgaaattcTTAGGCTAGACGCCATTTTagatacttaattaatataatccAATGTTCCCTTTCAAGTTTACTACACTGAAGACTAAtatttaagaatataataaaaataacagggGTTTTAAACAGCTTATCATTTACAATGATGGAATATAGTATgcacttaaatattaatttgttttcattCCAAAAAAGAAGGAAACAGTGTCACCAAAAATGTTTTGTAAGTATTCTACATAATGTGTATTGCTCTCTCGCTAGCACATAAGCAGTGTAAACAAGACAGCAACACATTTTTAAGAAAACAACTACGGCTAGCCTTAAACTTAGACTTGTAAgacttatttaatattgattttgatttgattaaattCGATTACTGCAATAGTAGACATTTTATCTTGCttcttcattttaatatttttacaattgctAGTAGCGTACGAATAAATTTCGTATTTACAATAGCaagtaagaaataataaaacctacaaataaataatacttttaataagGAATGTATACGTAATAACAatgagtgtattttttttttgcggaaAGGAAAGAAACGAAAGTTGAAGGCCGGTCTGTACAATGAATtagatacgagtatttataataaataatacataatcattgtttttcttattttgtgcGCGTTAATTTATCATTTACACTACTGTTCTAAAAAGCAGCTAAGCCATATAGGTAATTTTGCGTTTTACAGTCTCTGTATTGTAACTTCAGAAACAGAGAGCATGTTCTGGCCTTCTACATcgttaataataaagttataaaagttTTGTGTTTTGCGCTTATAACTTTATACTACAGATACCCAAAATCTGGAACGCCAGAAAGTTTGGAGTTTGCTAAACTCAGAAAAGTAAGTTTATATTGGGAAGAAAGAAGAAACGCTGAAATAGATGttgtatatgtaatattttagCAACAAAACGATTTTTTCTTACgaaaaatatactaattattttatgatacCGATCTACGATCATCTATCACTTAGCTACTTTTTAGTCGCAAGACGATAGTGTTTGATTGCAAATGGCAGATATTAAAGCAGATGGTCAAACCATGTATGGTGCGTTTATTGATATTAACTATGTAGAACAtctacaaacataaaaaacaaatgagaataataactaaatatgtatataaaccagaccttaattttaataatacgcGCTGCAGTCTATAAAATTTTACGGACgccattttttaaaaacatacttGTTATTACAAGGTCTTTAGAGGCGTAgttgttgtttttattacaagaacCACACAATGTCCTATAGACCTTCTATAACAAAACAAGGAATATATGTTTCAATAATCTCGAACCAATTTCACGACAGTGTTGTACTTGGTACAAATGATAACCTTTCAGTACAAAGTTAAAATAACCGCACACACAGCCACAAAATATACACAACCTTACTTGCGAACACGATTACACAAACATACGGTACTACCACCACTAGAAATCGCTTCgttttcaaaattcgtttacgTGCAAGTTGCACCTCAATTAAATGTAGACCTTATTACTCTATGTTAAGATTTTAAACGCAAGAACAACACAGAATCGAGCTATATCGCTCTCGTGTAAGCAACAACCAAAAGTAGACAGACGCGCGCTATGATTGGCTGATATCGGCTACGTTCCACTAAGCGATCACAACGGTCACCCTCACGATCGTAGTTTTTCCCGTTCCACATGCTTGCGAGAGTTGCAATCAACTCAAGTTGGAATGAATTAATATATTATCAAATGGAATTTTATTATGAGCTTAGAAAACATAACGAAAGCTCAGTTTACagattagtatttaatttagtaGTAGATAATATACTCAGTGTTTATGATAGACGACCACAATGGCTCACCTCTTCAGATCTTCTTTGTGAGCTTTTCGTGAGCAAAATTAATGATGTCTTAAATGAAGTTTTAGCCGCGACTCCAACGACCACGGTCGACATGTTAAACGGGTGCACTATTATTTAGGAGGTTTTGATCGCTTAGTGGAAGGTAGCAAATCATATATTTCAATGGCGTGATATCAATCACGCCGCGCCATTCAAATACATGATTTCTGCACAGGTTCTTTAGCGAGTCTTATAACAGTGGTAGTACTGTACACAACACTGCTCAGAGATGGTGGAGTCCAAGGCCATTCGTTGCCAGTCGAAAAAACATTGTACAAAATGCTAACTGTACCCCTGTGGCAGTGTTCGATATATTAGTGGTTCATATGGTGCCCACATCTTGTGTACATCATATTACCCAATTTtccattattgttattaattaatgggCCAAAGAATTAACGAAGATTAAGGACAGATATGATTTCCTAAAAGATATATTCATTTTAGCTAATTgtctaattaaaatttttataaaattatattttcttggttagttttaaaattaacattaaaatgtcGATAGTAAAACCAACAAATTTACGTATCTATAAACACAAGAAAAGGGCATCATGAACGCACTATTCTAATTAATACAGTAGAATCGTATAGTAAAAAGTtcaatgtttaaaattatgtaagcaACGATCAAGTCTCAGTGAGTTCAATAGAACCAAGTGAACATTCGGCTTTTCGTTCAGTTGTAAGTACATAATCCCACTTGTTTAcgttacaatttaatatttagttttaaatacaaAAGTCAATATTCAAATTGTCCTTTATTAGCGTATTGGTGTCTTGTCATTCATGCCACTTGTCATTCATGTCAGACATATTCTATTTCAGATATTAGACCTCCTCTTTAGCTCTGTCCTGAGCAAATCGTTCAACTAATAAGACTTCttcgtttctttttttaattctttacaagttagcccttgactacaatctctgatggtatgtgatgatgcaatcaatcTCTTCTATATTAGTGTATTGTTTTAGTCACTCGTCATTCATGTCAGACATGTTCAATTTCAGGTATTAGACCTCTTCTTCAGCGAATCGTTCAGCTATTAGGACTTCTAAATCAGTGTATTGTTTTAGCCACTCGGCATTCATGTCAGACATGTTCAATTTCAGGTGTTGGACCTTCAGTTCAGATCTTTCCCGAGCGAAACGTTCAACCAAAGCCTATAATTCTTGCAGTCACttaaatgtatatattaaataaGACAAGTGTAAAAAAGAAAGGCCTTGAACCCCgcatgatataaaaaaaatcctgatCATataatacagggtgattcggtctttagtgcggatattttttttcgtggttctgtatcattaatagaatataaatctacaaacagttcgatacattttatgtaatttttttttaaatttatgtctctaaaataacaaaataatgtacatattattactaaacaagatatattcagcttaaaagtgatctggtgacgttctttaggtatcaaacgaaaataaaataaacgcacaatagggtgaccctaaaattctgttcaaaagtaaataactttagctaacgataattttgttatttttgagttaaaaaaaaaaagaaaaaatacgtgatcattaaattttgtttatgtacaaaatataaaaatatccgcactaaaaaaattttcttcctgtataatataatcaattattttaaacgatacattaatattgaatacaattattaataatacgtcgataataataatacttaatatacgataatataattaaaatgagtGGATCTCTTTTATGATAATActggatattttaaaatgaatataattacaTTTTCCGAAGGTTCTTCAGTCACGATAACCTGTAACGACATACAAAGTTATAAATACAAACGTTTATAAAACTTTCAACGTCATATCATAGTTTAGAGAGGGgatttataatacgagtagcATCTATTTAAGAGAAAACACGAAATTTCATGTAATTCCTCCCTAAAGTGGAAGCCTTATAAGCCGATAGacgaccactgctggacataggtctcttgaaTGGacctccacctagtggggggtcgaccaacactgcgctttccggtgcgaggtcgttattccagcaccttgggatcccaacatcCATCATCTCTTTGAAGTATGTGGCATGcccttgccacttcagcttcgtaacttgctatgtcagtgactttggttcgtatgcggatctcctcattcctgattcgatcacgcagagaaactgcaagcatagctcgctctatcgcctgctgagtggctttgagccttcttataaggcccatagtcagcgaccaagtctcggatccgtagatcatcactggcaacacgcactgttcgaagtcTTCAAGTactgaggaatttcagacgaaaagatgtcgcggagtttcccaaacgctgcccagccgagctggattcggcaaTTCACCTATTTCTCGAAAATGGACCTACCTAACAGGACTGTGTGTCCTATGTATATATATTCATCTACCAGTTCGGGAGgttggaagtcgtcaaacctacggGCGAGACGACTCATAATGACACTCGAGAACAACTTGTAGACATGGCTCAacaacgagatgggtctgtaattcttcagtaaggtattgtcaccttttttgaacaacagaaccaccacgctcctgcCATGCCTTAGGTGTTGTgacctcgtgaatgacggaattgaaacCTTAAGTAttggttttccacccgctttcaggagttctgctgccTTGTTGTTCGAAAGCCATACTGAAATCTGAATGAAGATAGTCGCTCTGCAGCGTGCTGCACGCGCCCAGTCGTGTACTGACCTGCGCGCTAGTGCGCGGCGCGTATCTGGTTGAGGTCGTCGTCGGAGTCGGTGTGCGGCGCGTGCTCGGAGCCGGCCAGCACGGTGAGGTGCGTGGAGTCGCTCTGCAGCGTGCTGCACTCGCCTCCGCCGCCCACACCCCCGCCGGCGCTCCAGTTGCCGCACTGCGCCTTCTTTTGAAGTGCTTGCACGTACGACTGCAACAATATCGCCACTTGAGACTTGTTTCATACATACCACAACTACACGAACAATTATGAATTAATGATTCATAGAGAAAAGCTGTGTCAGTGAATTGTGGTCCAGTGAGATGTCGTCCATAACGCAACGCACCACCAACGACATGCACGAACGGCCAAACAAATCCCAAAAACAACATTGCGTTGTGTACATACAACATTGTGTGTCTACTGCGGCCGAACCAGAAATATAGCTTTCTCTTTTCCAACGCAACGAAAAAGACTAGTGATGTTTCCGGATTTGTCTTCATGAGATAATGTCGTGGGCGCTTGTTAGGCCTACTGGACATTCAAAACATCCACACTAACACATAAGGATTAGTTGGAGCGATAGACCCTGCCATTGAAAATGGATGCGCGTATACCTGCGAGATGACGTCCCCGTGCGCGGTGCGCACCTGGTACAGGTAGCGGTACTTGCGCTGCTTCAGCTCGGCGCGCTGCTCGCGGGTCACgggccgcgccgccgccgccttcAGCCGCCGCTTCTGTGCGCTTATGCCTGTGGGCAcacatacaggaagaaaatttttagaaccgatatttttatattttgtacataaacaaaatttaatgatcacgtattttttctttttttttttaactcaaaaataacaaagttatcgttagctaaagtaatctacgtttaaacagaatttgagggtcaccctatcgctgtactaggtaataggcaactacagaatcagctggtaggtactaagttagcgagcgcccgcgccgagggccgctGACCTTTgtacgtttattttatttttgtttgatacctattattttttataacaatcaaATTTacttttgagctgagtaccgatttttccttcatactttattgggcttaggaccatcaataatgcctgaagtgcatgcgtagtaataataataaaaattatgaaccttcgattggaataatgaaatacaaatgacgattattattacgcaaacttttgcattaaagtatgattcgacttaaattcggcaggcgtcctcagggatttttcgatttCCTTACCCCTGCCACCCctgtcagccgaagccgaaacgatatgactactgccggtatttctttgtcggcgtcttacaaagtgccgccagcagttgcgcagtttgtttggtaatgtgtccattattttgttatttctgagacatagattgaaaaaaaaaatacataaaatgtatcgaactgtttgtagatttatgttctattaatgatacagaaccaagaaaaaaaatatcggcactaaagtccgaatcaccctgtatattgtcAACTATAATAAAAGATCGAGTGTGTGTTAGCGCATATATCTGGATATACCGCGTCCAGATATACGCGTCCGCTAAtcgatttataaaatgttatcatGTCAATGGCCGGCCCGCAGCACACGCTACTCACTCTGCTCGTGGTGCAGGCCGGTGGCGGTGAGCGCGGCTTGCGCGCACAAGCCCAGTGCGGCCGCGGCGGGCCACGCGGCCAGCGCCAGCCACGACAGCCGACACGGAGGCGGCGTGGCGGGCTCCAGCTTCGCGCGCTCCCACACCTAAAACAACAACAGcattctattatatatatattttttttattatttacaagttagctgggtaagtgatgatgcaatctaagatggaagtgggctaacttgttagggggagaatgaaaatccacggtacgtctttgccggaagggtggtaactagccacggccgaagtctcccaccagccagacctggaccaattaagaaaacctcaatcggcccagccggggatcgaacccaggacctccgtcttgtaaatccaccgcgcataccactgcgccacggaggccgtcaagaatattattgttccaatagtcgtttcagtcaatggtattacagcgaaaagcttcgatcaaCACTCTAAGAAACTTATGcttgactgttggatcaagtgttggatacagtaggtaggtataatctCTTGTAACGACGCCTATTGTAAGAAGGTTCCTCAGTCTGGAGCCACCCTACCATCAGGCAcgtaaaaatactaataatttcagtaaaaaaactagtaatttcagtatttttaagtaaattaaaatgttaattaaattttagtattttataagcataaataaaaattaaataaaacaaagataaataaattaatcagaTATCAAAACCATCTTCCATCCatcaaaaaattcattttacttgTAGATCAAAGACAAGTACGTCAATTGCGAAAATTTGACATTGTTTATGTTCAATGAATTGATATTTCaatagtatgaaatattataatttatagaaaatGTTACGCACACATAGGCTAGCCATTGAATCAATCAGATAAAATTAGTTAGGTTACATAAACTTACCCATTTGAGCATGACCATGCGCTCAAGGAAGTAATCGAGGCAAGTGGCGATCACTGCGCCGCCGTATACGCTCGTGCCGAACACCGTCAACACTGGAATAGACAAcatttacatatatacataactagctgatgccgtgcggtttctcccgcgtggttccggttccagtagaaatacgggaataatatatagccttatattatagccttcatcgataaatgggctatctaacattgagataatttttcaaaacggatcagtagtttctgagattagcgcgttcaagcaaacaaacaaactcacaaattttacctctttataatgtgtCTTTTTACAAGGAGTCGGAAAGTAGCATTTATGGTGGTTCAGAGAGCACAAGccacataaatttaaataattaatatttttaataattgacaTAAGATCGAtcgttgtaaaataaaaaaacctttaaatACAACTTCGAAATATAGCCTTTCCAATAAAAACAGAATTATCTAAATCAGAACACTATGTAAAAAGTTATACTTTGCaattaatgggtaaacaatCAGCCACCCCCTGATTTCCTACCCTTAGGGATGGAATTCTTTATCCAAATTTATACGGGACCAACTTTGAAATCCAATATAggattatcaaaatcaaaatcggatCGTGAAAAGTAATGCCtggttttacattacaattaatggacatgtttaaatgatttttttttaattaaagttgtttttcatttgtaaaaaaaatctacaataacTTAATAAAGAATTCCCAATTTTCTCAATAAATTGATTTAGTGTCATTATTACAAATCAAAACTCCTTTTCAATAGTTTATACTCGTAACTTATGTTGGTatggtatataatatacattttttttattgagaaagtaTACAATAAGGAATTTAAGCTAAGTTACAAAACATGCCCACGTGAAATAGTGGCaggaatactggctgcattgcAAAAAATCAGCCAACCCTTTTGTCACCAGTCAAGGCAACTgtccgcggtgaaataatttggAGGACAGTAATTTATAtcagcaatattaaaaaaaaaaacataaaatcatcAAAATGGGAGCTACTCTTAAGGACCCTAACGGATATGAAgaacacacataaaaatataatatatatatatatatgcggtcgaattgagaaacctcctcctttttttgaagtcggttaaaaatataaggcaaaaacaatgtttgttgggtcagctagtaataatataagacTAAGAACGAAAGTAAATAAAAGGTAGCGAAATACTTAACAAGAATTCAGAAACGGAAGAGCAATTAAGAGAGTAGACGGTAGTTAAACAGATCATCGGCACACCGGCTTTCCGGTACAAAGACGTCACATCCTGCCGGATGTGCTGCCGTTCTACATCCGGCGGAGGTGCCGACTTGCCCCGACTTGTTTACGTACAAGTTACTTGAGGCTGTACTCCCCAGTGATTACATTAATTGGTTATTCAACAAAAGCAAAGATGAAACGTAAAGATAAACAAGAATTACGTGACTTATTTTGCTTTAACATATATTCATCTTgatatcttactaatattatatattatattatataataaaaagatttttgacaATCAACATTGCTTTATTTTCTCACTAGCAGATCCCTACGACTTCGTCAGCTTGAAAATCGAGGTAAGCTTTCAACCTCTATTGACCCCGGACTACAAAGTTCAGTGTTtcttgaccccccaccaggtggactgacgacagcaagcgagtcgcagggattcgctggatgccggtcaagttcctacaaaaggtctttgtaccgcagtggacgtccatcgactgatatgatgataatgatgtttagcagtggatgtccatcagctgataataatgatgaagatggtTTTTTTAAGATTACCTTTCTTCCAGTACAAAT
This genomic interval from Bicyclus anynana chromosome Z, ilBicAnyn1.1, whole genome shotgun sequence contains the following:
- the LOC128199727 gene encoding uncharacterized protein PF3D7_1409500-like is translated as MFIGTGKDGRRIFKVNQRLNGNQRLKGNHRLNGNQSLKVNQRLNGNERLKGNHILNGNQSLKVNQRLNGNQRLNGNHRLNGNQSLKVNQRLNSKQRLKGNHILNDNQSLKVNQRLNGNQRLNDNQRLNGNHRLNGNQSLKVNQRLNSKQRLKGNHILNDNQSLKVNQRLNGNQRLNGNHRLKGNQRLSCNRRFNGDQQLNVNK
- the LOC112050439 gene encoding transmembrane protein 198; this translates as MSSVGQLVPQVTRPPPNMSIKFNGPHIEGSFCSMVDYNFDPIISVICAMYIIFGIVYTLFGYRCFKASMFLTGFTFGSAIVYLICLQEYLMPPYGNVGVAVCAGLLFGLITMLIQYVGLFMTGFHTGLLLAVAGLAIYDHFLDTRPNTYWLCVVVVMLVSGIFFAVINLYWKKVLTVFGTSVYGGAVIATCLDYFLERMVMLKWVWERAKLEPATPPPCRLSWLALAAWPAAAALGLCAQAALTATGLHHEQSISAQKRRLKAAAARPVTREQRAELKQRKYRYLYQVRTAHGDVISQSYVQALQKKAQCGNWSAGGGVGGGGECSTLQSDSTHLTVLAGSEHAPHTDSDDDLNQIRAAH